The following are encoded together in the Kutzneria kofuensis genome:
- the hypD gene encoding hydrogenase formation protein HypD has product MRFVDEFRDADKARALASKIAGLCQPGRRYKFMEVCGGHTHTIYKHGLEDYLPEQVQLVHGPGCPVCVIPMGRVDDAIHIARRPDVLMTSFGDMMRVPGSGGNFFDSNAEGTNIRMVYSPLDSLKLARQHPDRQVVFMAIGFETTAPSTAMTLLRAAAEGLDNFSVFCNHVTIIPAIKAILDSPDLRLDGFIGPGHVSTVIGCRPYEFIAAEYGKPVVVSGFEPLDILQSVYLLMLQLREGRSVVENQYSRVVPWPGNPVALRVINQTMRLRPYFEWRGLGFISHSALRIRDEYAAFDAEARFEVPGLRVADPKACQCGEVLKGVLKPWECKVFGTACTPETPIGTCMVSPEGACAAYYNFGRFSRKRVQEVSIG; this is encoded by the coding sequence ATGCGTTTCGTCGACGAGTTCCGCGACGCCGACAAGGCCCGGGCGCTGGCGTCGAAGATCGCCGGGCTGTGCCAGCCGGGCCGCCGCTACAAGTTCATGGAGGTCTGCGGCGGGCACACCCACACCATCTACAAGCACGGCCTGGAGGACTACCTGCCCGAGCAGGTGCAGCTCGTGCACGGACCGGGCTGCCCGGTGTGCGTGATCCCGATGGGCCGGGTCGACGACGCCATCCACATCGCCCGCCGGCCCGACGTGCTGATGACGTCCTTCGGGGACATGATGCGGGTGCCCGGCAGCGGCGGGAACTTCTTCGACTCCAACGCCGAGGGCACGAACATCCGGATGGTGTACTCGCCGCTGGACTCGCTGAAGCTGGCCCGGCAGCACCCGGACCGGCAGGTCGTGTTCATGGCGATCGGGTTCGAGACCACCGCGCCGTCCACGGCGATGACGCTGTTGCGGGCGGCCGCCGAGGGGTTGGACAACTTCTCGGTGTTCTGCAACCACGTCACGATCATCCCGGCGATCAAGGCCATCCTGGACTCCCCCGACCTGCGCCTGGACGGCTTCATCGGCCCCGGGCACGTGTCGACGGTGATCGGCTGCCGGCCGTACGAGTTCATCGCCGCCGAGTACGGCAAGCCGGTGGTGGTGTCCGGGTTCGAGCCGCTGGACATCCTGCAGTCGGTCTACCTGCTCATGCTGCAGCTGCGTGAGGGCCGGTCGGTGGTGGAGAACCAGTACTCGCGGGTGGTGCCGTGGCCGGGCAACCCGGTGGCGCTGCGGGTGATCAACCAGACGATGCGGCTGCGGCCGTACTTCGAGTGGCGGGGCCTGGGGTTCATCTCGCACTCGGCGCTGCGCATCCGCGACGAGTACGCGGCGTTCGACGCCGAGGCGCGGTTCGAGGTGCCGGGGCTGCGGGTGGCCGATCCGAAGGCGTGCCAGTGCGGCGAGGTGCTCAAGGGCGTGTTGAAGCCGTGGGAGTGCAAGGTGTTCGGCACCGCCTGCACGCCGGAGACCCCGATCGGCACGTGCATGGTCTCCCCGGAGGGCGCCTGCGCCGCGTACTACAACTTCGGCCGGTTCAGCCGCAAGCGGGTGCAGGAGGTGTCGATCGGATGA
- the hypE gene encoding hydrogenase expression/formation protein HypE: protein MIDRERQVLDRIERQRRRPAKVREERVTLSHGSGGKATHTLIEAVFLDAFGNPLLAPLEDAARLRVGDARLALTTDSYVVSPLFFPGGNIGDLAVNGTVNDLAVSGATPLYLTCGFILEEGFPIAELTRIVASMRAAADRAGVAIVTGDTKVVQRGKADGCYVNTAGVGVVEGSGELGMAAVRPGDVVIVSGPIGEHGVTIMLARGELDIEADLSSDTAPLNGLVAELLAACGGVHAMRDATRGGVATILNEMATDAQVSVIVDEDAIPVKAEVRGASELLGIDPLYVACEGRLVAAVAADHADAALTAMRAHPLGAQAAVIGRVEADQPGMVLLNTAFGGTRIVDMLVGDPLPRIC, encoded by the coding sequence ATGATCGATCGTGAGCGGCAGGTGCTGGACCGGATCGAGCGGCAGCGGCGGCGGCCGGCGAAGGTCCGGGAGGAGCGGGTCACGCTGTCGCACGGCTCCGGCGGCAAGGCCACCCACACCCTGATCGAGGCGGTGTTCCTGGACGCGTTCGGCAATCCGCTGCTGGCGCCGCTGGAGGACGCCGCCCGGCTGCGGGTCGGGGACGCGCGGCTGGCGCTGACCACCGATTCCTATGTGGTGTCGCCGCTGTTCTTCCCCGGCGGGAACATCGGGGATCTCGCGGTGAACGGGACCGTGAACGACCTGGCCGTGTCCGGGGCGACGCCGCTGTACCTGACCTGCGGGTTCATCCTGGAGGAGGGCTTCCCGATCGCGGAGCTGACCCGGATCGTGGCGTCCATGCGGGCCGCGGCGGACCGCGCGGGGGTCGCGATCGTCACCGGGGACACCAAGGTCGTGCAGCGTGGCAAGGCCGACGGCTGCTACGTCAACACCGCTGGCGTCGGCGTGGTCGAGGGTTCCGGCGAGTTGGGCATGGCGGCGGTCCGACCCGGCGACGTGGTCATCGTGTCGGGGCCGATCGGCGAGCACGGCGTGACGATCATGCTGGCGCGGGGCGAGCTGGACATCGAGGCCGACCTGTCGTCGGACACCGCCCCGTTGAACGGGCTGGTCGCGGAGCTGCTGGCGGCGTGCGGCGGCGTGCACGCGATGCGGGACGCCACTCGTGGCGGGGTCGCGACGATCCTGAACGAGATGGCCACCGACGCGCAGGTGTCGGTGATCGTCGACGAGGACGCGATCCCGGTGAAGGCCGAAGTCCGGGGCGCGAGTGAGCTGCTGGGCATCGACCCCCTGTACGTGGCGTGCGAGGGCCGGTTGGTCGCGGCGGTCGCCGCTGACCACGCCGATGCGGCGCTGACGGCGATGCGGGCGCATCCGCTGGGCGCGCAGGCGGCCGTGATCGGGCGGGTCGAGGCCGACCAGCCCGGGATGGTGCTGCTCAACACCGCCTTCGGCGGGACGCGGATCGTGGACATGCTCGTCGGCGACCCCCTGCCACGGATCTGTTGA
- a CDS encoding RNA-guided endonuclease InsQ/TnpB family protein has protein sequence MQARYRYRIEPTPAQRQMLARTFGCARVVFNDAIRCREQAWQAGEKLSPTEVQRRVITHAKTGQARAWLSEVASVALVQSVRDAHRAYQNWFDSLAKRRAGRKVGRPRFKSRKDTRQSFRLTRNGFSLRPNGRLCLAKIGDVTVRWSRDLPSEPSSVTIIREPDGHYYASFVVEVAPTPLPPLDREAGLDLGIARLATVATSDGARLDIPNPKHLARKLRKLARLEREKARRAKSGSNRAKTRRKVAIQHGKVARARRDYHHKQALTLVRDNQAVHIEGLNITGMVRNRRLARAIHDAGWAQFVRLLEEKAERYGRTVVTVSRWLPSSKTCSACGHVMDTMPLSVRAWTCPGCAAAHDRDANAARNILAAGQAERRNACGAWVSPPCGEAQGEEAGTIPDAE, from the coding sequence GTGCAGGCCAGGTATCGCTACCGGATCGAGCCTACCCCGGCTCAACGGCAGATGCTGGCGCGCACGTTCGGCTGCGCCCGGGTGGTGTTCAACGACGCTATCCGCTGCCGGGAGCAGGCGTGGCAAGCCGGAGAGAAGCTGTCCCCGACCGAGGTGCAGCGCAGGGTGATCACCCACGCCAAGACCGGCCAGGCGCGGGCGTGGTTGTCCGAGGTGGCCAGCGTGGCGTTGGTGCAGTCGGTGCGGGACGCGCACCGCGCCTACCAGAACTGGTTCGACTCGCTGGCCAAGCGCCGCGCAGGCCGGAAGGTGGGGCGGCCGAGGTTCAAGTCCCGCAAGGACACTCGGCAGTCGTTTCGGCTCACTCGCAACGGGTTCAGCCTGCGCCCGAACGGTCGGCTGTGCCTGGCGAAGATCGGGGACGTGACGGTCCGCTGGTCCCGGGATCTGCCATCGGAGCCGTCGTCGGTCACGATCATCCGCGAGCCGGACGGGCACTACTACGCCTCGTTCGTGGTGGAGGTCGCCCCAACCCCGCTGCCGCCGCTGGATCGGGAAGCCGGTCTGGATCTGGGGATCGCACGGTTGGCGACGGTCGCCACCAGCGACGGGGCGAGGCTGGACATTCCCAACCCGAAGCACCTGGCGCGCAAGCTGCGGAAGCTGGCCCGGCTGGAGCGGGAGAAGGCCCGCCGCGCCAAAAGCGGCAGCAATCGGGCGAAGACCCGTCGCAAAGTCGCAATACAGCATGGCAAGGTGGCCCGTGCCCGGCGGGACTACCACCACAAGCAGGCCCTCACTCTGGTCCGCGACAACCAAGCGGTCCACATCGAGGGCCTGAACATCACTGGCATGGTGCGCAACCGGCGGCTGGCGCGGGCGATCCACGATGCGGGGTGGGCGCAGTTCGTGCGGCTGCTGGAGGAGAAAGCCGAGCGGTACGGTCGCACCGTGGTGACGGTGTCCCGCTGGCTGCCATCCAGCAAGACGTGCTCGGCCTGTGGGCATGTCATGGACACCATGCCGCTGAGCGTTCGCGCGTGGACGTGCCCCGGGTGCGCGGCCGCGCACGATCGGGACGCGAACGCCGCGCGGAACATCCTCGCCGCCGGACAGGCGGAGAGGCGAAACGCCTGCGGAGCCTGGGTAAGTCCTCCTTGCGGGGAGGCGCAGGGTGAGGAAGCAGGAACCATCCCGGACGCGGAGTAG
- the hypB gene encoding hydrogenase nickel incorporation protein HypB, with protein MCATCGCEDHSHGTVINLEERLLARNDHLAAHTREWLGSLGVRAYNLMSSPGSGKTTLLERTVRELGVPCSVIEGDQETTYDADRIRATGVPAVQVNTGAGCHLDAVMVRKALAELEPPAGSLVFVENVGNLVCPALFDLGETARVVILSVTEGEDKPLKYPHLVRTGDVVLLNKVDLLPYLDFSSGRFLRCLRQVNPHAPVLPVSARTGEGLPDWYAWLSR; from the coding sequence ATGTGCGCGACGTGCGGGTGTGAGGATCACTCCCATGGCACGGTGATCAACCTGGAGGAGCGGCTGCTGGCCCGCAACGACCACCTGGCCGCCCACACCCGGGAGTGGCTGGGCTCGCTGGGCGTTCGGGCCTACAACCTGATGAGCTCTCCCGGCTCCGGGAAGACCACGCTGCTGGAGCGGACCGTCCGTGAGCTCGGCGTGCCGTGCTCGGTGATCGAGGGTGATCAGGAGACCACCTACGACGCCGACCGCATCCGCGCCACCGGGGTTCCGGCCGTGCAGGTCAACACCGGCGCCGGCTGCCACCTCGACGCCGTCATGGTGCGCAAGGCCCTGGCCGAACTCGAACCCCCCGCCGGCTCGCTCGTGTTCGTCGAGAACGTCGGCAACCTCGTCTGCCCCGCCCTGTTCGACCTCGGCGAGACCGCCCGGGTCGTGATCCTCTCCGTGACCGAGGGCGAGGACAAGCCGCTCAAGTACCCGCACCTGGTCCGCACCGGTGACGTCGTGCTGCTCAACAAGGTGGATCTGCTGCCGTACCTGGACTTCTCCTCGGGCCGGTTCCTGCGGTGCCTGCGCCAGGTCAATCCGCACGCCCCCGTGCTGCCGGTGTCCGCCCGGACCGGTGAGGGGCTGCCAGACTGGTACGCGTGGTTGTCCCGGTAG
- a CDS encoding hydrogenase maturation nickel metallochaperone HypA/HybF: MHELSLTQGVVEAITDRLGPRRVVMVRLEIGKLSGVVVDSVRFCFDLVVAGTPLEGARLEIEEPGGRARCRDCSASFASDDPILLCPCGSSDVEVLAGTELLIKAVQLAPGEVLPDVRDVRV; this comes from the coding sequence ATGCACGAGTTGTCGTTGACGCAGGGGGTCGTGGAGGCGATCACCGATCGGCTCGGCCCGCGCCGGGTGGTGATGGTGCGGCTGGAGATCGGCAAGCTGTCCGGCGTCGTGGTGGATTCCGTGCGGTTCTGCTTCGACCTCGTCGTCGCAGGCACGCCGCTGGAGGGCGCCCGGCTGGAGATCGAGGAGCCCGGCGGCCGGGCGCGCTGCCGGGACTGCTCCGCTTCCTTCGCCTCCGACGACCCGATCCTGTTGTGCCCGTGCGGTTCCAGCGACGTCGAGGTGCTGGCCGGCACGGAGCTGCTGATCAAGGCCGTTCAACTGGCTCCCGGGGAGGTGCTGCCCGATGTGCGCGACGTGCGGGTGTGA